A region from the Corallococcus caeni genome encodes:
- a CDS encoding type III pantothenate kinase: MLLAIDVGNTNTVLGVYEGRRLLDHWRLETSARRSADEYGIVVRQLFSWSGIDANQVKAVAVSSVVPPLQYILEKMSERYFKTRPMFVGPGVKTGMPILYDNPREVGADRIVNAVAAYEKHHRGLIVVDFGTATTLDAVTPKGEYLGGAICPGINISMEALFQNASKLPRVEFARPPHVVGRNTVHSMQSGLVHGYVSMVDGMCARMEAEMGFSAKVVATGGLAPLVASESKAIQEVDEFLTLEGLRIIYGRNHAS; the protein is encoded by the coding sequence ATGCTCCTGGCCATCGACGTCGGCAACACCAACACCGTCCTGGGCGTGTACGAGGGCCGGCGGCTCCTGGACCACTGGCGCCTGGAGACGAGCGCCCGCAGGAGCGCGGACGAGTACGGCATCGTCGTGCGCCAGCTCTTCTCGTGGAGCGGCATCGACGCGAACCAGGTGAAGGCCGTGGCCGTGTCCAGCGTGGTGCCGCCGCTCCAGTACATCCTGGAGAAGATGAGCGAGCGCTACTTCAAGACGCGCCCCATGTTCGTGGGCCCGGGTGTGAAGACGGGCATGCCCATCCTCTACGACAACCCCCGGGAAGTGGGCGCGGACCGCATCGTCAACGCGGTGGCCGCCTACGAGAAGCACCACCGCGGCCTCATCGTCGTGGACTTCGGCACCGCGACGACGCTGGACGCGGTGACGCCCAAGGGCGAGTACCTGGGCGGCGCCATCTGCCCCGGCATCAACATCTCCATGGAGGCCCTGTTCCAGAACGCCTCCAAGCTCCCCCGCGTCGAGTTCGCCCGGCCGCCGCACGTGGTGGGCCGCAACACCGTGCACTCCATGCAGTCCGGGCTGGTCCACGGCTATGTGAGCATGGTGGACGGCATGTGCGCGCGCATGGAGGCGGAGATGGGCTTCTCCGCGAAAGTGGTGGCCACCGGGGGCCTGGCCCCGCTGGTGGCCAGTGAATCGAAGGCCATCCAGGAGGTGGATGAGTTCCTCACCCTGGAGGGGCTGCGCATCATCTACGGAAGGAATCACGCGTCATGA
- a CDS encoding response regulator: MSKRILIVESDATLATSLQQALEARGFSAQTTGDGKGSVELIRRERPDLVVLAVDLSAGQNGYLICGKLKKDDELKTVPIVIIGSPDGFAAHSKLKARADEYVAKPVDANVLIERVGGVIGFPEPPVSNEVVDESLTLDSLGEEPAADFGEEIAVDTGEEPAVPGEDLDMLDDAFSDLSEPVTGTPEEEPVVAPPEEAETPSGLEEISALDSLGPDNDDSLDVLAGLDDEPEEKTVVGFMPPVDPEPVAAPTPPPARAAATPLRAVPPPAAARPAAVAAPVTPAASGPSAADLAELRNLRAKVAELQSALEDSRGQATQAEERVQSLESELQAKATELEASRSTAGKSDKDTFALRDTVNKRDKEILRLKSELNQKDQEIIELKDQHLELEQKASTSEEELNRRDAQIKTLTSRTEQLTTERKRVDQQLATAKEEARGATAKLGTLQAELDEQQAQAQSLQGELDSLRAQVAQQDADLQAARDEAEGLRAQVESAQGELEGLRGQLEQAQADLSNQSAQAATEADGLRARITELEQAAVRNEERVTKLYARIKGDEKLREKTKKALAIAQQLLDEPGTAVGDDADEEAAA; this comes from the coding sequence ATGTCCAAGCGAATCCTGATCGTCGAAAGCGACGCCACCCTCGCCACCTCCCTGCAGCAGGCCCTGGAGGCGCGGGGCTTCTCCGCGCAGACGACGGGCGACGGCAAGGGCAGCGTGGAGCTGATCCGCCGTGAGCGTCCGGACCTCGTGGTGTTGGCGGTGGACCTGTCCGCGGGACAGAACGGCTACCTCATCTGCGGCAAGCTGAAGAAGGACGACGAGCTGAAGACGGTGCCCATCGTCATCATCGGCAGCCCGGACGGCTTCGCGGCGCACAGCAAGCTGAAGGCGCGCGCGGATGAATACGTGGCGAAGCCCGTGGACGCCAACGTCCTCATCGAGCGCGTGGGCGGCGTCATCGGCTTCCCGGAGCCGCCCGTCAGCAACGAGGTGGTGGACGAGAGCCTCACGCTGGACTCGCTGGGTGAAGAGCCCGCGGCGGACTTCGGCGAGGAGATCGCCGTCGACACGGGCGAGGAGCCCGCGGTGCCCGGGGAAGACCTGGACATGCTCGACGACGCGTTCAGCGACCTGTCCGAGCCCGTCACGGGCACGCCCGAGGAGGAGCCCGTGGTGGCGCCTCCGGAGGAGGCGGAGACGCCGTCCGGCCTGGAGGAGATCTCCGCGCTCGACTCGCTGGGCCCCGACAACGACGACTCGCTGGACGTGCTGGCCGGCCTGGACGACGAGCCGGAGGAGAAGACCGTCGTCGGCTTCATGCCGCCGGTGGATCCGGAGCCCGTCGCCGCCCCCACCCCGCCGCCCGCGCGCGCCGCCGCCACACCCCTGCGCGCGGTGCCCCCGCCCGCCGCGGCCCGCCCCGCCGCCGTCGCCGCTCCGGTGACGCCCGCGGCCTCCGGCCCGTCCGCCGCGGACCTGGCGGAGCTGCGCAACCTGCGCGCGAAGGTGGCGGAGCTGCAGAGCGCGCTGGAGGACTCGCGCGGTCAGGCGACGCAGGCCGAGGAGCGCGTGCAGTCGCTGGAGTCCGAGCTCCAGGCGAAGGCGACGGAGCTGGAGGCTTCCCGCTCCACCGCCGGCAAGAGCGACAAGGACACCTTCGCGCTGCGTGACACCGTCAACAAGCGCGACAAGGAGATCCTGCGCCTCAAGTCGGAGCTGAACCAGAAGGACCAGGAGATCATCGAGCTGAAGGATCAGCACCTGGAGCTGGAGCAGAAGGCCTCCACCTCCGAGGAGGAGCTGAACCGCCGCGACGCGCAGATCAAGACCCTCACCTCGCGCACCGAGCAGCTCACCACGGAGCGCAAGCGCGTGGATCAGCAGCTGGCCACCGCGAAGGAGGAGGCGCGCGGCGCCACCGCGAAGCTGGGCACGCTCCAGGCGGAGCTGGATGAGCAGCAGGCCCAGGCCCAGTCGCTCCAGGGCGAGCTGGACAGCCTGCGCGCCCAGGTGGCCCAGCAGGACGCGGACCTCCAGGCGGCGCGCGACGAGGCCGAAGGGCTGCGCGCGCAGGTGGAGTCGGCGCAGGGCGAGCTGGAGGGGCTGCGCGGCCAGCTGGAGCAGGCCCAGGCGGACCTGTCCAACCAGAGCGCCCAGGCCGCCACGGAAGCGGACGGGCTGCGCGCGCGCATCACCGAGCTGGAGCAGGCGGCGGTGCGCAACGAGGAGCGCGTGACGAAGCTCTACGCGCGCATCAAGGGCGACGAGAAGCTGCGCGAGAAGACGAAGAAGGCGCTCGCCATCGCGCAGCAGCTGCTGGACGAGCCGGGCACCGCCGTGGGCGACGATGCCGACGAGGAAGCCGCGGCCTGA
- a CDS encoding anti-sigma factor family protein gives MTCQELERLLYPYLDGEFQPEERHDVESHLEGCEACVARVDEEMQLRQTLRRAAKHSISAQGTRAPASLRAGIQSGLHREHRRAQVSQWLRAGAMALVVVTVSGGWMMYQSGQAQKATILEAVQRHTRQRPLEFVAGTPEQIEAWFNDKVEHRITLPRLQQARPVGARFSTLNGQEVVYVSYETQPRVTNEPKRNIGVFVYPATGQRVIKDEGPTVENVAVDSSQAYNVVTWRDQDVTYELVTDLDDAAILQMLRDQEHRSNGLVRPAQVKPAVSVQPVSLQP, from the coding sequence ATGACCTGCCAGGAACTCGAGCGGTTGCTGTATCCGTACCTCGACGGCGAATTCCAGCCCGAGGAACGCCATGACGTGGAGTCGCATCTCGAAGGCTGCGAGGCGTGTGTCGCGCGCGTGGACGAGGAGATGCAGCTCCGCCAGACGCTGCGCCGGGCGGCGAAGCACTCCATCTCCGCGCAGGGCACGCGTGCACCGGCGTCGCTGCGCGCGGGCATCCAGTCCGGGCTGCACCGCGAGCACCGCCGCGCGCAGGTGAGCCAGTGGCTGCGCGCCGGGGCCATGGCCCTGGTGGTGGTGACGGTGAGCGGCGGCTGGATGATGTACCAGTCCGGTCAGGCGCAGAAGGCCACCATCCTGGAGGCCGTGCAGCGCCACACGCGCCAGCGTCCCCTGGAGTTCGTCGCGGGCACGCCGGAGCAGATCGAAGCGTGGTTCAACGACAAGGTGGAGCACCGCATCACCCTGCCCCGCCTGCAGCAGGCCCGGCCCGTGGGAGCGCGCTTCTCCACGCTCAACGGCCAGGAAGTCGTCTACGTCAGCTACGAGACCCAGCCTCGCGTCACCAACGAGCCCAAGCGCAACATCGGCGTGTTCGTGTATCCGGCGACGGGCCAGCGGGTGATCAAGGACGAGGGCCCCACGGTGGAGAACGTCGCCGTGGACTCCAGCCAGGCGTACAACGTCGTGACGTGGCGTGATCAGGACGTCACCTATGAGCTGGTGACGGACCTGGACGACGCGGCCATCCTGCAGATGCTGCGGGATCAGGAGCACCGCTCGAACGGCCTCGTGCGCCCCGCGCAGGTGAAGCCCGCGGTGAGCGTGCAGCCCGTGTCGCTACAGCCCTGA
- a CDS encoding sigma-70 family RNA polymerase sigma factor gives MLDFRQPNRTKQEFEELALAHLDPLYSAALRLTKNERDAEDLVQDTCMRAYRFFDKFERGTNIKAWLFKILTNTFINRYRRKVKERTVVEGVEREAVHERFVSRDATDFAANPEQYFFDRLLSDDVLRAIDSLPIDFRLVVILADLQEFSYKEIAEILECPVGTVMSRLFRGRKLLQKTLREYAEGQGVFRHDGDPVQAPADLEEFRRRKKAG, from the coding sequence ATGCTGGACTTCAGGCAACCCAACCGGACGAAGCAGGAATTCGAAGAGCTGGCGCTCGCGCACCTGGACCCGCTGTATTCAGCGGCGCTCCGGTTGACCAAGAACGAGCGCGACGCCGAGGACCTGGTGCAGGACACCTGCATGCGGGCCTACCGCTTCTTCGACAAGTTCGAGCGCGGGACCAACATCAAGGCCTGGCTCTTCAAGATCCTCACGAACACCTTCATCAACCGCTATCGCCGCAAGGTGAAGGAGCGCACGGTGGTGGAGGGCGTGGAGCGCGAGGCGGTGCATGAGCGCTTCGTGAGCCGGGACGCGACGGACTTCGCGGCCAACCCGGAGCAGTACTTCTTCGACCGGCTCCTGTCGGACGACGTGCTGCGCGCCATCGACTCGCTGCCCATCGACTTCCGGCTGGTGGTCATCCTCGCGGACCTCCAGGAGTTCTCCTACAAGGAGATCGCGGAGATCCTCGAGTGCCCCGTGGGCACCGTGATGAGCCGCCTGTTCCGCGGCCGCAAGCTCCTGCAGAAGACGCTGCGCGAGTACGCGGAAGGTCAGGGTGTCTTCCGTCATGACGGAGACCCGGTGCAGGCTCCGGCGGACCTGGAAGAGTTCCGGCGCCGGAAGAAGGCAGGCTAG
- the ald gene encoding alanine dehydrogenase → MIVGVPKEIKTREYRVGMVPAGVRALTSAGHTVLVETNAGVGSGIPDSEYQRVGAQIISSADEVWKRAEMVCKVKEPIAPEYERMQPGQIVYTYFHLAGVDPELTKTLLKKKVTAVAYETLQLDDGSLPLLKPMSEVAGKMAIQVGAACLEKAHGGKGILLGGVPGVRRGRVAVIGGGVVGLCAAKVAVGMGAEVTILDVNLERLTYLDDVFLGRAQTLASDTESIARTVRESDLVIGGVLIPGGKAPKLVSRELIGEMEPGSVVVDVAVDQGGCIETCKPTTHDNPTFTVSDVVHYCVANMPGAVPQTSTFALTNTTRPYSRKIADLGLVEAVKSDRALQRAINTYNGHITYEAVAKDMGYDYVPLMDALSGKK, encoded by the coding sequence GTGATCGTCGGAGTCCCCAAGGAGATCAAAACCCGCGAGTACCGTGTCGGCATGGTGCCTGCGGGCGTGCGCGCGCTCACCAGCGCGGGGCACACGGTGCTGGTCGAGACGAACGCTGGCGTCGGCTCCGGCATCCCGGATTCGGAGTACCAGCGCGTCGGCGCGCAGATCATCTCCAGCGCGGATGAGGTGTGGAAGCGCGCGGAGATGGTGTGCAAGGTGAAGGAGCCCATCGCGCCCGAGTACGAGCGCATGCAGCCCGGGCAGATCGTCTACACGTACTTCCACCTGGCCGGCGTGGACCCGGAGCTCACCAAGACGCTCCTGAAGAAGAAGGTCACCGCGGTCGCCTACGAGACGCTGCAGCTGGACGACGGCAGCCTCCCGCTGCTCAAGCCCATGTCCGAAGTGGCCGGCAAGATGGCCATCCAGGTGGGCGCCGCGTGCCTGGAGAAGGCCCACGGCGGCAAGGGCATCCTGCTGGGCGGCGTGCCCGGCGTGCGCCGCGGCCGCGTGGCCGTCATCGGCGGTGGCGTGGTGGGCCTGTGCGCCGCCAAGGTCGCCGTCGGCATGGGCGCGGAAGTAACCATCCTGGACGTGAACCTGGAGCGCCTCACGTACCTGGACGACGTGTTCCTCGGCCGCGCGCAGACGCTGGCGTCGGACACGGAGTCCATCGCGCGCACCGTGCGCGAGTCGGACCTCGTCATCGGCGGCGTGCTCATCCCCGGCGGCAAGGCGCCGAAGCTGGTGTCGCGTGAGCTGATTGGCGAGATGGAGCCCGGCTCCGTCGTCGTCGACGTCGCGGTGGACCAGGGCGGCTGCATCGAGACCTGCAAGCCCACCACCCACGACAACCCCACGTTCACCGTGAGCGACGTCGTCCACTACTGCGTGGCCAACATGCCCGGCGCGGTGCCGCAGACGTCCACGTTCGCGCTCACCAACACCACCCGCCCGTACTCGCGGAAGATCGCGGACCTGGGCCTGGTGGAGGCCGTGAAGTCCGACCGCGCCCTCCAGCGTGCCATCAACACCTACAACGGCCACATCACCTACGAGGCCGTCGCCAAGGACATGGGGTACGACTACGTGCCCCTGATGGACGCGCTCAGCGGCAAGAAGTGA
- a CDS encoding radical SAM protein: MTHAPKLLFADPKGRVMEHPYLIATLRSGEELVPPQDKPIALPAAGRLVHLPGRLPVGLNPDSGELELVREMKVGGKTFVPNAVGALLPPGYTRTFLPGEVKGSGPILPQWAYTAAAWGEKGPLAWAIHTDRRSHWEPESYSTPELKGLVTAHMERFPDSRVLKQLKTCALLYRCFTSQNIFYARDEGAIPASVMCNARCVGCISDQPEDGPPASHERMDDGPSAEEMAAIGLYHLEHAPGRTMVSFGQGCEGEPLTRWKFIAESIRMMRAKTDRGSININTNASLTHGLKALLDAGLDAVRVSLNAASKGLYEAYYKPVKYGWEDVEASIALARERGAYLALNLLLFPGVTDREGEVRALEDLVRKYRVDQVQTRSLCIDPLQYLEVARGVGAGGEPVGIRTLLNRLKAARPGLIIGNFARGLDERENAAGAPEV, from the coding sequence ATGACGCACGCGCCGAAACTGCTCTTCGCGGACCCCAAGGGTCGGGTCATGGAGCATCCCTATCTCATCGCCACGCTGCGCAGCGGCGAGGAGCTCGTGCCCCCGCAGGACAAGCCCATCGCCCTGCCGGCGGCCGGGCGCCTGGTGCACCTGCCCGGCCGGCTGCCCGTGGGGCTCAACCCGGACTCCGGTGAGCTGGAGCTCGTTCGCGAGATGAAGGTGGGGGGCAAGACCTTCGTGCCCAACGCCGTCGGCGCGCTCTTGCCCCCGGGCTACACGCGCACGTTCCTGCCCGGCGAGGTGAAGGGCAGCGGCCCCATCCTGCCGCAGTGGGCGTACACGGCGGCGGCGTGGGGGGAGAAGGGCCCGCTCGCGTGGGCCATCCACACCGACCGGCGCTCGCACTGGGAGCCGGAGTCGTACTCCACGCCGGAGCTGAAGGGGCTGGTGACGGCGCACATGGAGCGCTTCCCGGACAGCCGCGTGCTCAAGCAGCTGAAGACGTGCGCGCTGCTGTACCGGTGCTTCACGTCCCAGAACATCTTCTACGCGCGCGACGAGGGCGCCATCCCCGCGTCGGTGATGTGCAACGCGCGCTGCGTGGGGTGCATCTCGGATCAGCCCGAGGACGGCCCCCCGGCGTCGCACGAGCGCATGGACGACGGCCCCTCCGCGGAGGAGATGGCGGCCATCGGCCTGTACCACCTGGAGCACGCGCCGGGCCGCACCATGGTGAGCTTCGGCCAGGGCTGCGAGGGCGAGCCGCTCACGCGCTGGAAGTTCATCGCGGAGTCCATCCGGATGATGCGCGCGAAGACGGACCGGGGCTCCATCAACATCAACACCAACGCCAGTCTCACGCACGGGCTGAAGGCCCTGCTGGACGCGGGGCTGGACGCCGTGCGCGTGTCGCTCAACGCCGCGTCCAAGGGGCTCTACGAGGCCTACTACAAGCCGGTGAAGTACGGCTGGGAGGACGTGGAGGCGTCCATCGCGCTGGCGCGCGAGCGGGGCGCGTACCTGGCGCTCAACCTGCTGCTGTTCCCCGGCGTCACCGACCGCGAGGGCGAGGTGCGGGCGCTGGAGGACCTGGTGCGCAAGTACCGCGTGGATCAGGTGCAGACGCGCTCCTTGTGCATCGACCCGCTCCAGTACCTGGAGGTCGCGCGGGGCGTGGGCGCGGGCGGCGAGCCGGTGGGCATCCGCACGCTCTTGAACCGGCTGAAGGCGGCGCGGCCGGGGCTCATCATCGGCAACTTCGCGCGCGGCCTGGACGAGCGCGAGAACGCCGCGGGCGCGCCGGAGGTTTGA
- a CDS encoding response regulator, with product MSRVLVIDDSPMLLELTVRALTAAGYEASGAQDLATLNQKLTEGPFALILMDVNMPEMFGDDVVEYLRTQKGVTAKLVLYSDISEQELDAKTKNSGADAYILKSGGLEGVLGGVMGLIGAPALNIPAAVPSPAPAATPAPAATPAAPAAPAAGSGGLPKAPMAAGGRKPRILIVDDSEMTARIIEADLVSKGFEVHVADTADKATKIILKKQTRPDLVLLDVRMPNVNGEQFCRFIKSNSLFKGIKVLLCSGENVEELQRICREAGADGYIPKDAVMGSLVAKELMPPGAE from the coding sequence ATGTCCCGCGTACTGGTCATTGACGACAGCCCCATGCTTCTGGAGCTCACGGTCCGGGCCCTGACGGCCGCCGGCTACGAGGCCAGTGGCGCGCAGGACCTGGCCACGCTCAACCAGAAGCTCACCGAGGGCCCGTTCGCGCTCATCCTCATGGACGTGAACATGCCGGAGATGTTCGGCGACGACGTCGTCGAGTACCTCCGCACCCAGAAGGGCGTCACCGCCAAGCTCGTCCTCTACTCCGACATCTCGGAGCAGGAGCTGGACGCGAAGACGAAGAACTCCGGCGCGGACGCCTACATCCTCAAGAGCGGAGGCCTGGAGGGCGTGCTGGGGGGCGTCATGGGCCTCATCGGCGCCCCGGCGCTGAACATCCCCGCCGCGGTCCCCTCCCCCGCCCCGGCCGCCACGCCTGCTCCCGCCGCGACGCCGGCCGCCCCGGCCGCTCCCGCCGCCGGCTCCGGTGGACTGCCCAAGGCCCCCATGGCCGCCGGGGGTCGCAAGCCGCGCATCCTCATCGTGGACGACAGTGAGATGACCGCGCGGATCATCGAAGCGGACCTCGTGTCCAAGGGCTTCGAGGTCCACGTCGCGGACACCGCCGACAAGGCCACGAAGATCATCCTGAAGAAGCAGACGCGCCCGGACCTGGTGCTGCTGGACGTGCGCATGCCCAACGTGAACGGCGAACAGTTCTGCCGCTTCATCAAGAGCAACAGCCTCTTCAAGGGCATCAAGGTGCTGCTGTGCTCCGGTGAGAACGTGGAGGAGCTCCAGCGCATCTGCCGCGAGGCCGGCGCCGACGGCTACATCCCCAAGGACGCCGTGATGGGCAGCCTCGTCGCCAAGGAGCTGATGCCCCCTGGCGCCGAGTAG
- a CDS encoding chemotaxis protein CheW, protein MAPDRTVAAQARPELEFFCFRVGELRFGVPSENVLEVLRAGLLTPLPRTPSFILGVTGHRGQVLPVVDLLRFLSKGEARIGPRTRIFVGVSGNYVSGVVADTVLGLRRIPVSEILPPPLGGDQAAEHLLGVVQGSGPADGLNLLNFSKLLQTARQRAVVR, encoded by the coding sequence ATGGCGCCAGACCGTACGGTTGCCGCCCAGGCCCGGCCGGAGCTGGAATTCTTCTGCTTCCGCGTGGGCGAGCTGCGCTTCGGCGTCCCCAGCGAGAACGTGCTGGAGGTGCTGCGCGCCGGGCTGCTCACGCCGCTGCCGCGCACGCCGTCCTTCATCCTGGGCGTCACCGGCCACCGCGGCCAGGTGCTGCCGGTGGTGGACCTGCTGCGCTTCCTCAGCAAGGGCGAGGCGCGCATCGGTCCGCGCACCCGCATCTTCGTGGGCGTCAGCGGCAACTACGTGTCCGGCGTGGTGGCGGACACCGTGCTCGGCCTGCGCCGCATCCCCGTCTCCGAAATCCTGCCGCCGCCCCTGGGCGGTGATCAGGCCGCGGAGCACCTCTTGGGCGTGGTGCAGGGCTCGGGGCCAGCGGACGGCCTCAACCTGCTCAACTTCTCCAAGCTCCTGCAGACGGCCCGTCAGCGCGCGGTGGTGCGATGA
- a CDS encoding Frizzy aggregation protein FrzB: MSGNILREEPASGLDGEAERAVGEVDVLFFQIGDSEYGTDASSVLRIDRALPDDLTVRDLGLPHKGHRAIVFDTPEGEGHLKVDAVNGVRTIPLAGLRRMPAAAAAASYAVGVCLDEEAGRPVLLIDLAETLKTQGRH; the protein is encoded by the coding sequence ATGAGCGGCAACATCCTGCGCGAGGAGCCGGCCTCCGGGCTGGACGGGGAGGCGGAGCGCGCCGTGGGAGAGGTGGATGTCCTCTTCTTCCAGATCGGTGATTCAGAGTACGGCACGGACGCGTCGTCCGTGCTGCGCATCGACCGCGCGCTCCCGGATGATCTGACCGTGCGCGACCTGGGCCTGCCCCACAAGGGGCACCGGGCCATCGTGTTCGACACCCCCGAGGGCGAGGGCCACCTGAAGGTGGACGCCGTCAACGGGGTGCGCACCATCCCGCTCGCCGGGCTGCGCCGCATGCCGGCGGCGGCCGCGGCGGCTTCGTATGCGGTGGGCGTCTGCCTGGATGAAGAGGCGGGACGTCCCGTGTTGCTCATTGATTTGGCGGAAACCTTGAAGACGCAAGGAAGGCACTGA
- a CDS encoding methyl-accepting chemotaxis protein translates to MSLESPNEKPAKSRGARKSPGVKAGAESVIANTVADPFKPFTDTLMSVLSGNLNARVPQDRVQADATGFGHLLNQVLEQFSSAEHRKQVAAQEIDQALDSLIILVREGDLSRWNTSTEDPQLGPLLEGFGKVIETLRIFVREINEAALRLSSSANQVLAASTQHETSSTEQAAAIHETTATMEELKHASAQIAENAGSVARVAEETLGAARAGRGAIGEFIQAMQQIRSDGVAVADSISKLSKRVERIGTVVEVIDEIADRSDLLALNAALEGSRAGEAGKGFSIVAAEMRRLAENVLESTKEIKNLITEIREATQAAAGAADASKHATESGEKLGAVAAQAVEGILAGVQETSDAARVINLATQQQRTATEQVVASMAEIEDVTRQTTQASKQATGAAAELTQLASRLAELIKRFKAD, encoded by the coding sequence ATGTCCCTGGAGAGCCCCAACGAGAAGCCCGCGAAGTCCCGCGGCGCGAGGAAGTCCCCGGGCGTGAAGGCCGGCGCGGAGTCCGTCATCGCCAACACGGTGGCGGATCCGTTCAAGCCCTTCACCGACACGCTGATGTCGGTGCTGTCCGGCAACCTGAACGCGCGCGTTCCCCAGGACCGCGTGCAGGCCGACGCCACCGGCTTCGGCCACCTGCTCAACCAGGTGCTGGAGCAGTTCTCCTCCGCTGAGCACCGCAAGCAGGTGGCGGCCCAGGAGATTGATCAGGCGCTCGACTCGCTCATCATCCTGGTGCGCGAGGGCGACCTGTCGCGCTGGAACACGTCCACCGAAGACCCCCAGCTCGGGCCCCTGCTGGAGGGCTTCGGCAAGGTCATCGAGACGCTGCGCATCTTCGTGCGGGAGATCAACGAGGCCGCGCTGCGGCTGTCGTCCTCCGCCAACCAGGTGCTGGCGGCGTCCACGCAGCACGAGACGTCCTCCACCGAGCAGGCCGCGGCCATCCACGAGACGACCGCGACCATGGAGGAGCTGAAGCACGCCTCCGCGCAGATCGCGGAGAACGCGGGCAGCGTGGCGCGCGTGGCGGAGGAGACGCTGGGCGCGGCCCGCGCGGGCCGTGGCGCCATTGGCGAGTTCATCCAGGCCATGCAGCAGATCCGCAGCGACGGCGTCGCGGTGGCGGACTCCATCTCCAAGCTGTCCAAGCGCGTGGAGCGCATTGGCACGGTGGTGGAGGTCATCGACGAGATCGCGGACCGCTCCGACCTGCTGGCGCTCAACGCGGCGCTGGAAGGCAGCCGCGCGGGTGAGGCGGGCAAGGGCTTCTCCATCGTCGCGGCGGAGATGCGCCGGCTGGCGGAGAACGTCCTGGAGTCCACCAAGGAGATCAAGAACCTCATCACGGAGATCCGCGAGGCCACGCAGGCCGCGGCGGGCGCGGCGGACGCGTCCAAGCACGCCACGGAGTCCGGTGAGAAGCTGGGCGCGGTGGCGGCGCAGGCCGTGGAGGGCATCCTCGCCGGCGTGCAGGAGACGAGCGACGCGGCCCGGGTCATCAACCTGGCGACCCAGCAGCAGCGCACGGCCACCGAGCAGGTGGTGGCGTCCATGGCGGAGATCGAGGACGTGACGCGCCAGACGACGCAGGCGTCGAAGCAGGCCACCGGGGCGGCCGCGGAGCTCACCCAGCTCGCGAGCCGGCTCGCCGAGCTCATCAAGCGGTTCAAGGCCGACTAG